The Nicotiana tomentosiformis chromosome 2, ASM39032v3, whole genome shotgun sequence genome includes the window GTAGGTTGAGGAGCAAAAGTTTAACCGAATTAAAAAAAATTCGGTGTAAACATAAATTCTTTAAATATGAATTCTGAATTCACTTCTTTTTTACCATGCATTTGCAGGAGAGTATATATTTGTGAAGACTTTTTTCTAAAATCACGAAATTGGGGCACCAAAGATCTGGTTTAAAAAGTCGTTAAGCATGCAAAAATTCGTGATATTACGAGTGAACACTTAGTTGCTGTTTCAACTAACATATTAGGGGGAAACAAAGATAACCACTCTATTGGTAGAGTTATCAAGAACAAACTTACATAGGTTAATACTTAATAGTTTGTCCTTGGAAAATTCATGATAAAAAAAAACGATGAAATATAGTTTGCAAAAGGGTACTCCATATTTTGACACTCCGTACCACTTTCAGCTTAGTAATACCACTACTTTCACTATCATCATCTAGTAATTACGACTCCCTCTTTTAAAATAATTGTAGTGGCAGCTTGgccaaatattttgaaaattttagttcCGTCTCTGACTAGCAGCGAGAACTTATTTTGCAGTTGAGAGGACCGGCGCTTGTGGTCATGGATCCAACCAAGGTAGAAGGCCTTGCACTTAAGCTTGATGCCCTAGCATAAGTAGAAGATGATGCACCTGCACCTGTTTGCCTGAAATAGGCACCATTTAACATCAAGTCACCTTCTgacctccagttccagcttctcCACTCACTTTCTGGTGCATCCTCATGCTTTGTCACCTGTTAAATTTTCAACTATTTAGTGTAATCTCGCGGAGTTTAGAAAGGATTTTTAAACTATCATGTCACTAAAAAAAAGGACAATTACATGTAACCGTTCAAAAGAAAAGGTGGGAGCCCTTGAAAATTAAAATAGATAAAAAATCACTTATATTAGGTAATGGAACAACATTACTATACCATATGCCTGGTAGTACTGTAGTACGTAAATTTTCTCTTCTCCTACTTATATAAGTATATATTCTTTCTGTTTCATTTTATGTGACGTGGTTTAGAGAATAAAAGTTAGTAATTCAgcatatttttaatatatttcaaAAATCGAGATAAAAGAAAAATTATTAAACAGTAAAATTATCACATAAAGTGAAACATATGGAGTACCTCTTTGTTGAATTTCTGATTGGGAGCAAGAAACCTGTTGCCTTGACTATTAATAGTAGGGGCAGCACTACCACCAATGGCATACATCTCCCAGTGGGTGTAGTCATTGTTCACCACATGGAAATAACCATGTCTACACCTCGGCATTCTCTGCACCAACCCTTCACCAAAATGATTAAAGGCAACTGTAACTTGCATGCCTTTGTCCTGCGTAAAAGAATCACTATGCCCCAATAACATGACCTTATCATGATGAGTAAAGTAGTTGTTAGAAATGGTAATTGCTGTGGATCCATGAATTGCATCAATTAGACCGTCGTGGCAATTTGACAAGGAGCAATGATCTACCCAAATATTCTTTCCTCCGAAAATTGAAATGCCGTCTCCGTCGGAAACATCCCACCATCCGGAATGGTGCGGTGAGTCCCTAATGTTGCCGTTACCACTCTGCTTGCAGTCGTGTATATTAATCCCGTGTATAATAATGTTCGTGCTGTAATGGATTGTAATGCAAGGACCACCTGAAATAGTCGTGGAGTAACGTATTCAGTCATTATAAgaattaaaaaggttaaactcgTCAAATTTTAAATTCTGGATCTGCTTCTGACCTGATATGTGAACGCTGGTGCCTCGACCGTCTATGGTCTTGAAAGAGTTCATGACAAGTTCTTGCTTGAGCTGAATGACCATGTCTCTTTTGAAAATGATCCACAAAGGCTCATCTTGTATAACCGCATGTCTAAGGGTtccgggcctggggttgactggGTCATCGTTTCCTGAGTCAGTGACCACGTAAATTCTTCCATTTCTTCCTCCAATAGCATTCTTTCCAAAGCCAATGGCACAATCAGCTAAACGCTGGCGATTTTTCTCCCAATTGGGGTCACAACGCCAACAATCATCAATCGGATTTCCTGTTCCACACGACAAATAGCCCAAGTTCCTCCTTGTCAATGAAGCATTGATGCTCCTGCTCAAAACAACAAGAATTAGTAAGCAAAAATAATACTATGAACATAAAAATTTAGGTCACTAGTGACATTTGTTTTACCTATGAACTTCTTGTACCACAAGCTCTGGATCTTGGATTGAAGAAACAAGTAGTGGGGTTAGAAGTAGTGTGACAAAAAGAACAAATATGAAGAGAAGGCTTGACATTTTAATGGGGCTAAACTATAAAGGAGAGCCCTATACTAAGATAAGTACTAAAGTGTTTTTTGTTTATTGGTGTTGAGATGAGTAAAAGACGAAGAGATGGGGCAGGGCTTATAAAGCAGGGGAAAGCCGGGAAGAATGGCGTGATTAAACTAGAGGTGGGCCACACTTGATCATAATTTCAGATGATGTTTTGCTTCGATTCCCACTTGGTAGTTTTTGATCGTTAGGTTAGTTATTTTTTTTCCCCTAGTTTCCCATCGCATATGGTATTCGTATTCGGTTCTATTAAATTTAAGGAAAAAGGTTAAAATTGTCCTCGAACTATCGAAAATAGCTCAAATATACCCTTCGTTTGTTTTTGGTACCAAATTTATCCTCGTCGTCTAAAAATTAGACCATTATTGCCCTAAAAACTAACGGCCGTCACATCATCTTTTGGACATACTTAAATATTACGAAAAAAGGGTCAAAACTGCCCTCAAACTATCGAAAATAGCTCAATTTTATCCTCCGTTTGTGTTTGATACCAAATATGTCCTTGCCTTAAAATCTAACGGCTGTCATATAAGCTTTTGGAcctatttaaatattataatcaTGTTGACATGCCAgtacaacatgacccaaaaaaAAAACTTCTCCACCCGCAAGAACTCATGTTTTGCGAGGGGTTGCTGCATTTCCCGTGAAGGCGCAGTGAAGCACTTCAGGTGGCCTGCTAGCTAGGCTAGTGAGGAGGGGAAAGATTAGGTGGTGTCTAAAAAGTGTATCTTTTTATGAGATTTTGGGTCTAGGTCTTATTTGCCGTcggtcttcttttcttttctattgaTGACGGCCGGAAGTGGAAGGGTATAGTATTTTAGAGGATGGTCTCATTCTAATAGTTTTCGAGTTCTTTATAAGAGTTGTTTTTAAGAGGATATATCTCTGCAACTAATTTGTGACATTTTTGAGCTATGAGCTTGGATAGCTAGCCATGGGAGTATTGCAATATGCAGCTTTTGTTGTTCTCCACTATTTTTGTGATAAGATTTCTGATTTTAAGTGAaaaaagttggtattttattttttgtatagtaTATTGGATTTTTTTTACAGATTTGTGAATCTTAAGAATAGCCCAACTATACTTCTCATAATAAGATTGGTGTAGCTTTAATTATTTGGAAGGAGCAACACTTAGATGAGTCAACGAATGAAAATGGAGAAAGAAAATTTATTCGTGGGGGCTTTTGTCAAGATGGAGGATCGTCTGTTGGAGATAGACTTGTGTTGTTCACATGAACTCATGTGTCGGCCGTTAGTTTTTAGGGCAGTAATGGTCCAATTCTTAGACGTCAATGACATATTTGGTACCAAACACAAACGGAGGATATAATTGAGCTATTTTCGATAGTTCGAGGTCAATTTTGACCATTTTTTCGTAATATTTAAATATGTCCAAAAGCTGATGTGGCAGCCGTTAGTTTTTAAGGCAATAATGGTCTAATTTTTAGACGTCGAGGACAAATTTGGTACAAAAAACAAACGGATGGTATATTTGAGCTATTTTCGATAGTTCGAGGATAATTTTGACCCTTTTCCGTTAAATTTATGTTCGCATTTGAAAATCCCACATTGGGGGATAATGTGCTTTCTAACAAAGACAACCTCGTTATAATTCAGGTTAAGATGATAGAATACTTACCACTCAAACACCATCCTTATTTGTAGGATAATTTATACTAATTCCtattaaaaaatacaaaatagaaaaaatactCCCTTTTCTCTTTCTTATCCTCTGTATTCAAAAGCCTATTGTATTTAGCATTCCAGTATTCAATGTTTGCCTTCCCACCCCGTTGAAAAAAAAGATACAAGCACATGACCCATCTTTAGTAGAGATTAGTATAAAGTAGAAACTGACATTGCATGTGATTACGGCGACCATAATGGTAATTGGTAAACGAAGAATTTGATTATGCTGCGTCTGCTTCTGAATTCTAAACTCGTGGGGGATTTAAATAACAACAATTATTTTCAGCATTTCAATATTTTATACTCAACAGCAGCTACAGGTGACTGAAAATTTGCCAGCAATCTAGTTTTTATATTGAGCTAGATTAATAAGGTGTCCTATggttgttttttttttcaaacaaaaaaaatgatTTATTCCTTTAGAAGAATGCAACATCATAAAGTGGTTATTAGAAATAACAcgcttttatttacttaataatTAACGTTAACACATTATCTATGATACAATAAAAGTGTTTTACACTCTTTTAGATTACTAGTGTATAATTAATGTAGACACTTACCTCTAGGTGGTTTCAAATGATGTGATTGAATAAATATTGGccgaataacctaaaaatcaCCTTAAATTTGACACGAATTATTAGTTACACTCCTAAA containing:
- the LOC104087948 gene encoding probable pectate lyase P18, producing MSSLLFIFVLFVTLLLTPLLVSSIQDPELVVQEVHRSINASLTRRNLGYLSCGTGNPIDDCWRCDPNWEKNRQRLADCAIGFGKNAIGGRNGRIYVVTDSGNDDPVNPRPGTLRHAVIQDEPLWIIFKRDMVIQLKQELVMNSFKTIDGRGTSVHISGGPCITIHYSTNIIIHGINIHDCKQSGNGNIRDSPHHSGWWDVSDGDGISIFGGKNIWVDHCSLSNCHDGLIDAIHGSTAITISNNYFTHHDKVMLLGHSDSFTQDKGMQVTVAFNHFGEGLVQRMPRCRHGYFHVVNNDYTHWEMYAIGGSAAPTINSQGNRFLAPNQKFNKEVTKHEDAPESEWRSWNWRSEGDLMLNGAYFRQTGAGASSSTYARASSLSARPSTLVGSMTTSAGPLNCKISSRC